Genomic window (Kwoniella botswanensis chromosome 1, complete sequence):
GTATCCGAGGCGAATAAACCTATTCTGACCATTGCCAATACCAGATCTATCCTCGCTCCTAGACCTGCTGTTTTCTCAAGGGCGTTTTCCAATGCTGAAATCGATCGTTCCTTTATACATAACGCAGATATATGTCAGTGATTGGCATATATAACATTACGATACCCATGTTCTCTCCTGGAGGCAATGATAAGGGTAGTTCTGGAACGTGTATATGATGAGCTAACCCACCTTGTCACCAATCCTAGTTAGATACATAGCTTTCTCCCTTAACGTCTCACTGATCTCACTATCACCTTGGTTctcttcagcatctttcaactttttctcAAACTCCTCCAATTTCTctttattcttcttttccagCGAACTGATCAAATCGGTTCGATCGGATGATATACTTTGCAAGTAAGGTGCCATCTctatcaatgatgaatcagCTATGAATGCGGACCTTCGAAGGGATAGTTCAAGCAGCTGAACTTaccatcctcctctactGCCTTCCAGAATGAGGTGCTGGCTTCTTCCTTGAGATGGTCCACATGATTGATCTGGTAGTGCCATGTTGGCACTTTGAGATTTGGAAAGGGGAGAGGTACGCTGTCGTCTGCCATGGTGGAGTAGCActtggttgattgatatctaTGATTATATGGGTAGATGTAGAGGGTAGGTATGGTTGTGTAGTAGATTTCTGCAGTTGGATTTCATCAGCATGAATGCTTGCTCTTGCTCATACACGGTGACGACGCGATGTCATACTGGTGGGGTGTAAGTGGGTAACCTGTTTAAGATGTGGTATGGTGTTTCAGGGTGATGGTGTGTATCCCAGGGGTGGTATCGCCTCGTCCTTTTTTCATTTGTTATTCTTATTCTCCCTTCGTCATTTCATACAACTAAAtcaaagatcatcaatcactactatcctcttctgctcATCCTACACTATAATACAACAAAGATCAGTCAGGAGGACATCGCTGGACGGCCATCAGCATCACCACTGATAGAGGAGAGACAACACAAGATCGTGCATCAACAGTACCCTCAGTCTCCGTCGTCATTGACGCGCCATTCCTTTGATCCCTCTGATCCCTCCCTTCAATACCATCGATACCGACCATCGCAGTTTCGATTCATCGGACTCCAGTCAGACCTGTCTTCTTGAAGGTCATAGGGAGCTGGCCACACATAATCAATCATTGGTATCAATtcatcatacatatcaacAAGACTATCAACCGTATATCAGATTCCCATAATCCCctcctttctcatcctcaaccatGTCAGACAGCTTCAAGTTCGGTTCGTTCGACTATTCCTGTGAACATGCCGCTTTGGTGGTATGCCCACTCCTCGGGTCATCTCAGGGGACGATGGCGACGTGTTATAGTAGAAATGTTCAGTTGGGTTCACAAATCATATTTCAACCTGGTGAGTGAGGTTTGACTTTTGATCAAACACATTTTACTGTAAAATTGAATACGATACTActaattcttcttcttcttcttccctcctatcctcctcaacatcgAACGACACGCTGACCCAATCTCAAACCATCCTACAGCAACATGTTTCGTCCACATCGCCGCACTGGGAATGACAGCCATCATGTTATTCCACGTTCGATCAAAGTACACCGCTgtaggaaggaaagaaatcGTCACTTTCTTCTACATGTATATGTTTGTTGAATTGTTGGCTATATTTTTGGATTCCGCTATTATCCCTACTGCTCATGCCGTTTATCCCGTAAGTCAACGGATCAAACCAAACTCCGCCGTGTAGACTGTTTGCTGATTAAACCAATGGGCAAACAGTGGTTCACGGCTGTTTATGCTGGAGCGGTCGGAGCGTTGTATTGGTGTATCTTGATTAATGGATTTGTTGGATTCCAATTATATGAAGATGGTACACCGATAAGTTTATGGGTGAATTACCTCACACACGCCCCTCAGTCCTCATCAATTTATGCTGATGCACTCTCATACTCTCCTTTCAATTTAGTTCCTCCGATTATCATCCCTCGCTATATGGGGTATATGCTTCTTCGTCGCCATCGCCACATTCAAGGGATTCGCTTCTTTCTCATTCGAGAAGCCTGTCGGATTATTCGTCACTTACCTTGTTTTCCCCGCTGTATGCGCTGTCATCTATTTTGTCTCTCAACTTTTGTTGGTAGTGCGAACCTTGGATGATCGATGGGTAAGTCGATTTTCCGCCGAAAGGATCTCCAAGCTTATCTCGTCTTTGTAATAGGTCATCGGAGATCTGGTCTTCATGGCTGGATTTTACATATGCGGTATCTTGCTGTTACTTGCTTTCAGCGTTACGATCTGTGATAAAGTCAACCACTAtgttgatggaggtgagaCCAGCCATACCCTATCGACAGGAAACGGAGTACTGATATTCTGGTTCCCCTTTCAGTATTCTTTTTCTCGATGGCTATGCTCTTgacagtgatgatgatctacaaGTACTGGGACTGTAAGTATACATCAGCTGAGCGTTTCCGTCGTGGAGGCTAAATTGGCTGATTGATTTGGTCATTTCTAGCCATTACCAAGGAAGATCTCGAATTCTCAGTCGGGTCCAAAGCTGCCGTTTGGGAAGTGAAAGATCCACTTATGGCTGTGAGTGACTATATGCGCATAACTAGATGTCAAGAAatgtttgttgatattgttctTTCGTTTTTGCAGGGCGGATCTGAATACTACCCTGAAGACGATACACAATCTTCCTACAGGGGTGCAGGAGGATCTTTGGtaggtggaatgggaggaaATAATTATTATGGTAATTACCCAGCGCAGACTTATGGTCAACAGGGATATAGTCAACAAGGTTATGGGGGTGGTTATGGGGGTAATCAACAGTATGGTGGAGGACATTATTAGAGAGCTAAAGCCAAGTCTAGCTTCTGGAAATCAGAGTGGATGAATCATGTAGCTACAGTTTGATACACGGATAGGTTTAGGTTTTATT
Coding sequences:
- a CDS encoding chitin synthase export chaperone, with amino-acid sequence MSDSFKFGSFDYSCEHAALVVCPLLGSSQGTMATCYSRNVQLGSQIIFQPATCFVHIAALGMTAIMLFHVRSKYTAVGRKEIVTFFYMYMFVELLAIFLDSAIIPTAHAVYPWFTAVYAGAVGALYWCILINGFVGFQLYEDGTPISLWFLRLSSLAIWGICFFVAIATFKGFASFSFEKPVGLFVTYLVFPAVCAVIYFVSQLLLVVRTLDDRWVIGDLVFMAGFYICGILLLLAFSVTICDKVNHYVDGVFFFSMAMLLTVMMIYKYWDSITKEDLEFSVGSKAAVWEVKDPLMAGGSEYYPEDDTQSSYRGAGGSLVGGMGGNNYYGNYPAQTYGQQGYSQQGYGGGYGGNQQYGGGHY